Proteins found in one Desulfovibrio gilichinskyi genomic segment:
- the guaB gene encoding IMP dehydrogenase — protein sequence MEKVVGQALTFDDVLLLPAYSEVLPDKVDVSAKLTEEITLGIPLLSAAMDTVTESQMAISMARHGGVGVVHKNMSIRDQVREVEKVKKSESGMVTDPIIVHPEDTVGKALDLMAEFKISGFPVVKGEHLAGIITNRDVRFVKDRDTLVSEVMTSRNLITVQHGIAFEEAKRLLHQNRIEKLLVVDEDNKLTGLITIKDIDKVKQYPNAAKDSRGRLRVGAAIGIGRDFMERSSALVDAGVDFLALDSAHGHSKNILDSIKELRSCFPDTQIVGGNIATYSGAMALADAGVNAVKVGIGPGSICTTRVVAGVGVPQITAIMEAVRACQDRGVCVIADGGIKFSGDVVKALAAGANTVMMGSMFAGTDESPGEKVLYQGRSYKLYRGMGSIDAMKQGSSDRYFQNDTNKLVPEGIVGRVPYKGPVSESIYQMIGGLRSGMGYVGCGTVKELHEKAQFTSMTSAGFKESHVHDVIITKEAPNYRVDAY from the coding sequence ATGGAAAAGGTAGTTGGCCAGGCTTTGACTTTTGACGATGTTCTGCTTTTGCCTGCCTATTCGGAAGTGCTTCCCGATAAGGTGGACGTTTCCGCCAAACTGACAGAAGAGATAACTCTCGGAATACCGCTGCTCAGTGCCGCAATGGATACTGTTACTGAATCTCAGATGGCTATTTCCATGGCTCGCCATGGTGGAGTCGGTGTTGTTCACAAGAACATGAGTATCAGAGATCAGGTCCGCGAAGTTGAGAAAGTTAAAAAATCTGAAAGCGGTATGGTCACAGACCCTATTATCGTTCATCCGGAAGATACAGTCGGTAAAGCTCTTGACCTTATGGCTGAATTTAAAATTTCAGGCTTTCCTGTAGTAAAAGGTGAACACCTTGCAGGTATTATCACTAACCGTGATGTTCGCTTTGTAAAAGACAGAGACACTCTTGTTTCTGAAGTCATGACCAGTCGTAATCTTATTACTGTTCAGCACGGAATTGCTTTTGAAGAAGCCAAAAGACTTCTCCATCAGAACCGTATTGAAAAACTTTTAGTTGTTGATGAAGACAATAAACTTACCGGCCTTATCACCATTAAAGATATCGACAAAGTAAAACAATACCCGAATGCTGCAAAAGATTCGCGCGGCAGACTTCGCGTAGGTGCTGCAATCGGCATCGGTCGTGATTTCATGGAGCGCAGTTCAGCTCTTGTTGATGCCGGTGTAGACTTTCTTGCTCTTGATTCTGCGCATGGTCATTCCAAAAATATTCTGGACAGCATAAAAGAACTTCGTTCCTGCTTCCCTGATACACAGATTGTCGGTGGTAATATTGCTACCTATTCCGGAGCAATGGCTCTTGCTGATGCCGGAGTTAATGCTGTGAAAGTAGGAATCGGACCAGGGTCAATTTGCACAACACGTGTTGTTGCCGGTGTCGGCGTTCCGCAGATTACTGCAATCATGGAAGCTGTCAGAGCTTGTCAGGATAGGGGTGTATGTGTCATCGCAGACGGAGGCATTAAGTTCTCCGGTGATGTTGTGAAGGCTCTTGCAGCCGGAGCTAACACCGTTATGATGGGGTCGATGTTTGCCGGAACTGATGAAAGCCCGGGTGAAAAAGTTCTTTATCAGGGTCGTAGCTATAAGCTGTACCGCGGCATGGGATCAATCGATGCTATGAAGCAGGGTAGTTCTGACCGTTACTTCCAGAACGATACTAACAAACTTGTTCCTGAAGGTATTGTCGGACGCGTTCCTTACAAGGGGCCTGTTTCTGAAAGTATTTATCAGATGATCGGCGGCCTTCGGTCCGGTATGGGATATGTCGGGTGCGGTACTGTGAAAGAACTGCATGAAAAGGCTCAGTTTACTTCGATGACTTCGGCCGGTTTTAAAGAGAGCCATGTTCACGATGTAATTATCACTAAAGAAGCTCCCAACTATAGAGTTGATGCTTACTAA
- a CDS encoding ABC transporter ATP-binding protein yields the protein MLKLKNINTYYGNIQALRNINIEVARGEIITLIGANGAGKTTTLMTISGVVPPRSGEVLYEGQPIHKMSPDKIVKMGISQVPEGRLIFPDLTITENLDMGAFLRDDKAGIKEDMDLAFKLFPILYERRKQLGGNLSGGEQQMLAISRALMARPKLLLLDEPSLGLAPLIIRQIFEIVKKINKESGTTVFLVEQNANLALKTAHRGYVMENGEITLSDTSENLLANEDVKKAYLGL from the coding sequence ATGCTTAAGCTTAAAAATATTAATACCTACTACGGCAACATTCAGGCTCTCAGAAATATAAATATCGAGGTTGCCAGAGGTGAAATAATCACTTTGATCGGAGCCAACGGAGCAGGCAAGACCACAACCCTCATGACTATCAGCGGAGTAGTTCCTCCCAGATCAGGTGAAGTATTATATGAGGGGCAACCCATTCATAAAATGAGCCCTGATAAAATAGTTAAAATGGGAATATCTCAGGTTCCGGAAGGGCGTCTTATTTTTCCTGATCTGACCATAACCGAGAATCTGGATATGGGTGCTTTTTTACGGGATGATAAAGCCGGAATCAAAGAAGATATGGATCTTGCTTTTAAACTTTTTCCTATTCTTTATGAGCGCAGAAAACAGCTCGGCGGAAATCTTTCCGGTGGTGAGCAGCAAATGCTCGCTATTTCTCGCGCTTTAATGGCCAGACCGAAGCTTCTTCTTCTGGATGAGCCTTCACTTGGACTTGCTCCGTTAATTATTCGGCAAATTTTTGAAATAGTTAAAAAAATTAACAAAGAAAGTGGAACAACCGTTTTCCTTGTTGAACAGAATGCAAACCTCGCATTAAAGACTGCTCATCGAGGTTATGTTATGGAAAACGGGGAGATAACGCTCTCTGACACCAGTGAAAATCTGCTGGCGAACGAGGATGTTAAAAAAGCTTATTTAGGACTTTAG
- a CDS encoding ABC transporter ATP-binding protein: MSNEKRTVLEVTGVCKDFGGLRALDDVNLDVREGEIVALIGPNGAGKTTFFNCITGIYTPTLGDVKIDPAGKGFKRINGMKPNHVTEMGMARTFQNIRLFPSMSVIENVMIGCHCRTKASFIGAVFRGPGTKREERETIIKSYELLKELGLDGFSDELACNLPYGAQRRLEIARALATDPFLLLLDEPAAGMNPQETLELEDLIVSIKKKHNISVLLIEHDMKMVMSLSDRLFVLEYGREIAHGTPKEISENPAVIKAYLGEDLDA, from the coding sequence ATGAGTAATGAAAAAAGAACCGTGCTTGAAGTTACCGGTGTCTGTAAAGACTTCGGGGGGCTTAGAGCTCTTGATGATGTTAATCTTGATGTGCGCGAAGGAGAGATTGTAGCTCTTATCGGTCCTAACGGAGCTGGAAAGACCACATTTTTCAATTGCATTACCGGAATTTATACTCCTACTTTGGGAGATGTGAAGATTGATCCCGCCGGTAAGGGGTTCAAAAGAATAAACGGTATGAAGCCGAACCATGTTACAGAAATGGGGATGGCTAGAACCTTTCAGAATATTCGTCTTTTTCCCTCAATGAGTGTTATTGAAAATGTTATGATCGGATGTCACTGCCGTACAAAGGCCAGTTTCATCGGAGCCGTTTTCCGTGGTCCCGGTACAAAAAGGGAAGAACGGGAAACCATAATTAAAAGTTATGAGCTGCTGAAAGAGCTGGGGCTGGATGGTTTTTCAGACGAGCTGGCCTGCAACTTGCCTTATGGTGCGCAGCGGCGTCTTGAAATTGCAAGAGCTTTGGCGACTGATCCGTTTCTACTCCTTCTTGATGAACCTGCTGCCGGAATGAACCCGCAGGAGACTCTTGAACTTGAAGATCTGATTGTTTCTATTAAAAAGAAACATAATATTTCAGTTCTTCTGATTGAACATGATATGAAAATGGTTATGAGTCTTTCAGACCGGTTATTCGTTCTTGAATACGGTAGGGAAATTGCTCACGGAACTCCTAAGGAGATCAGCGAGAACCCCGCTGTAATCAAGGCTTATCTCGGAGAAGATTTAGATGCTTAA